One genomic window of Caldivirga maquilingensis IC-167 includes the following:
- a CDS encoding exosome complex RNA-binding protein Csl4, producing MQGSSVSKALVTPGEELGVEEEYLPGDNAYVDSGYVKSMVLGIAEWDRVNHVVNVKPLKLSLIRPGQIVYGKVYYFPNDKVAMVRIFAVQHQDGVRRIQAETGILYVTYASEERLSTIYDAVGLGDLIKARVLSSKPPYHISLRGPLLGVVETRCPQCRAVIVPSTSSKITCPVCGFVFRRKVAAS from the coding sequence ATGCAGGGGTCTTCAGTAAGTAAAGCCTTAGTCACACCTGGTGAGGAATTGGGTGTTGAGGAGGAGTATCTTCCAGGCGATAATGCGTACGTTGATTCAGGCTACGTTAAATCAATGGTTCTTGGCATTGCTGAGTGGGATAGAGTTAACCACGTGGTTAACGTTAAGCCACTTAAATTAAGCCTAATTAGGCCTGGGCAAATAGTGTACGGTAAGGTGTACTACTTCCCAAACGATAAGGTCGCCATGGTTAGGATCTTCGCTGTTCAACATCAGGATGGGGTTAGGAGGATTCAAGCTGAGACGGGTATACTTTACGTAACTTATGCCTCCGAGGAGAGGTTAAGCACTATTTATGATGCGGTGGGTTTAGGGGACTTAATTAAGGCGAGGGTTTTATCAAGTAAGCCACCATACCACATAAGCCTAAGGGGCCCATTACTCGGTGTTGTTGAAACTAGGTGTCCTCAATGCAGGGCAGTGATAGTACCATCAACATCAAGTAAAATAACGTGCCCAGTCTGCGGCTTTGTCTTTAGGAGGAAAGTGGCGGCATCATGA